The following coding sequences are from one Dehalococcoidia bacterium window:
- a CDS encoding AbrB/MazE/SpoVT family DNA-binding domain-containing protein yields MRTRLLKQEPAAEDEQPERLRATGVIGSRGAFVIPAALRRKLGLTEGRQVIAEESPNGLLIRPLAARMSEEERQRFFEEANRDYAALRAAPVAWQEVLEERALWDSTLMDGLDPDEVWTEDRTAYFKSEQKDG; encoded by the coding sequence ATGCGTACGAGACTGCTCAAGCAGGAGCCCGCCGCAGAGGACGAACAGCCGGAACGGTTGCGAGCGACGGGCGTGATCGGCAGCCGCGGCGCCTTCGTGATCCCGGCGGCGCTGCGGCGCAAGCTGGGGCTGACGGAGGGTCGCCAGGTGATCGCGGAGGAGAGCCCCAACGGTTTGCTGATCCGGCCACTAGCGGCGCGCATGAGCGAAGAGGAGCGGCAGCGGTTCTTTGAGGAGGCAAACCGGGATTACGCAGCATTGCGCGCAGCCCCCGTTGCCTGGCAGGAGGTGCTTGAAGAGCGCGCCCTCTGGGACAGCACCTTGATGGATGGGCTGGACCCGGACGAGGTCTGGACCGAGGATCGCACCGCCTACTTCAAGAGCGAGCAGAAGGATGGCTGA
- a CDS encoding type II toxin-antitoxin system PemK/MazF family toxin, producing the protein MADLQRGEVWLADLDPVRGHEQGGRRPVLVLSDNRYNRGPADLANVLPITSRLRGIAYHVRVRPPDGGLSRESEILCDRHPLGGKGALHRALGATLRRKAG; encoded by the coding sequence ATGGCTGACCTGCAGCGGGGCGAAGTCTGGCTTGCCGATCTCGATCCGGTACGCGGTCACGAACAGGGCGGACGGCGTCCGGTGCTCGTCCTCTCGGACAATCGTTACAACCGTGGCCCGGCTGACCTGGCCAACGTCCTGCCAATCACGTCGCGGCTGCGCGGCATCGCGTATCACGTGCGTGTACGTCCGCCCGACGGCGGCCTCAGTCGGGAGAGCGAGATCTTGTGCGACCGCCATCCGCTCGGCGGCAAAGGAGCGCTTCATCGAGCCCTGGGGGCGACTCTCCGGCGAAAAGCTGGGTGA
- a CDS encoding Uma2 family endonuclease: protein MTAIKLFTVEDVEHLACEGEEYELIRGELIAVSLRGRLHGRVAGATFMPLYLHVIQNDAGEVYQGVGFILHRDPDVLLGPDVSFVRAERLRDAGEDGFLPLVPDLAVEVISPTERRAKIERKIAEYRAAGVPLLLILRPRQRTVTVYEPDRPPRTLREDDTLDGGSVLPGFTLPVREIFA, encoded by the coding sequence ATGACGGCCATCAAATTGTTCACCGTTGAGGATGTCGAGCACCTGGCTTGCGAGGGCGAGGAGTATGAACTCATTCGAGGAGAGCTGATCGCGGTTTCACTGCGGGGCAGACTCCATGGCCGCGTCGCAGGCGCGACCTTCATGCCGCTTTATCTGCATGTGATCCAGAATGACGCGGGCGAAGTCTACCAGGGGGTCGGCTTCATCCTGCACCGCGATCCGGACGTGTTGCTCGGCCCCGATGTCTCGTTCGTGCGCGCCGAGCGCCTGCGTGATGCCGGCGAGGACGGCTTTCTGCCGCTGGTTCCCGACCTGGCCGTCGAGGTCATCTCGCCTACGGAACGCCGTGCCAAGATCGAGCGCAAGATCGCCGAGTATCGCGCCGCGGGCGTGCCGCTGCTCCTGATCCTGCGGCCGCGCCAGCGCACCGTCACCGTCTACGAACCCGACAGGCCGCCCCGCACCCTGCGCGAAGACGACACGCTGGACGGAGGCAGCGTGCTCCCCGGCTTCACCCTGCCCGTGCGCGAGATCTTCGCGTAG
- a CDS encoding penicillin-binding transpeptidase domain-containing protein — MSALLPRFATRVRVHRKVPLSQSWERGRGECRTPGSARRLALSLLLVAIFLLAACDNGGHKNTAENPGGSPAAAGAGGASGRPFTPPPTKPPTPKPSAPSSDTVQQFLAFWQQAQYAAMYDLLTGAAQQSITRDRFVARYQGIADEASITAIASGFTPPADKNADAMPATVTYTTALWGPVKQDLTFQLAHEAAGWRIQWTPSLIFAQLGQTNLVHRFTDIPPRGAILARDGSPLAITAEVGQVGTSRSLMTNPQVVKDRAAAVAQLAQKLGLNASDIQAKIDDPKTPPDYFITLKTLPYGFPADQRSAIEAIPGTIVQDVPQRVYPLGPVAAHVVGYVSKITADQLKTLKNEGYTEDDIVGQTGLEATFEAQLAGRRGARLAIVTPDGQIVQELANRPGSPPAEVVTTIDVKAQQGAFAALNTSKSTGSLVMLDPGDNSVLALVSKPSFDPNWFVQGLTDAQAQQIFDENTKPLLNRVTLAQYPPGSTFKVVTATAGLERGGLTPRSTLPCPPVWYGLGQNLPKKNWRPDDLGNITVTDALMTSCNPVFYQTGLMLDQVDPNILPSFAAAFGYGRLTGINGLDEAAGLDPNPDWKQKTLHQSWFTGDSVNMAIGQGYLLVTPLQVANAYSAITRGGDLRSPLLVRELRPAVAGAQPQQFQSKQLGQIPISPSTLQVIRDGLTRVAQDPRGTAYSVFQGSRLDPAGKSGTAEDQGLQNHVLFVAYAPRTQPKALAVVVLDSGESGSLEAGPIVRQALEAYELR; from the coding sequence GTGTCCGCTCTGCTCCCTCGCTTCGCCACCCGCGTCCGAGTGCACCGCAAAGTACCCCTCTCCCAATCCTGGGAGAGGGGCAGGGGTGAGTGCCGAACGCCCGGAAGCGCCCGTCGCCTGGCACTTTCCCTCCTGCTCGTCGCCATCTTCCTGCTCGCCGCCTGCGACAACGGCGGGCACAAGAACACGGCGGAAAACCCCGGCGGCTCGCCCGCCGCCGCAGGCGCCGGCGGCGCATCCGGCAGGCCGTTCACACCGCCGCCGACCAAGCCGCCCACGCCGAAGCCCTCCGCGCCCTCCAGCGACACCGTGCAGCAGTTCCTCGCCTTCTGGCAGCAGGCGCAGTACGCCGCCATGTACGACCTGCTCACCGGCGCCGCACAGCAGAGCATCACGCGCGACCGCTTCGTCGCCCGCTACCAGGGCATCGCCGACGAGGCCAGCATCACCGCGATCGCGTCCGGCTTCACGCCGCCCGCGGATAAAAACGCCGATGCCATGCCCGCCACCGTCACCTATACGACCGCGCTCTGGGGGCCAGTGAAGCAGGATCTCACCTTTCAGCTCGCGCACGAGGCTGCCGGCTGGCGCATCCAGTGGACGCCGTCGCTGATCTTCGCCCAGCTCGGCCAGACTAACCTCGTGCACCGCTTCACCGACATTCCCCCGCGCGGCGCGATCCTCGCCCGCGACGGCTCGCCGCTGGCGATCACGGCCGAGGTCGGCCAGGTAGGCACGTCGCGCTCGCTGATGACCAACCCACAGGTGGTGAAGGACCGCGCCGCCGCCGTCGCCCAGCTCGCGCAGAAGCTCGGCCTGAATGCAAGCGACATCCAGGCGAAGATCGACGACCCGAAGACCCCGCCCGACTACTTCATCACACTGAAGACGCTGCCCTACGGCTTCCCCGCCGACCAGCGCAGCGCGATCGAGGCGATCCCCGGCACGATCGTGCAGGACGTGCCGCAGCGCGTCTATCCGCTCGGTCCGGTGGCGGCGCACGTCGTGGGCTACGTCAGCAAGATCACCGCCGACCAGCTCAAGACGCTGAAGAACGAGGGCTACACCGAGGACGACATCGTCGGCCAGACGGGGCTGGAGGCGACCTTCGAGGCGCAGCTCGCGGGCAGGCGCGGCGCGCGGCTGGCGATCGTCACGCCGGACGGTCAAATCGTGCAGGAGCTGGCGAACCGGCCCGGCTCGCCGCCGGCCGAGGTCGTGACCACGATCGACGTGAAGGCGCAGCAGGGCGCATTCGCCGCGCTCAACACCAGTAAGTCCACCGGCAGCCTGGTGATGCTCGACCCGGGCGACAACAGCGTGCTGGCGCTGGTCTCCAAGCCGAGCTTCGACCCGAACTGGTTCGTGCAGGGGCTGACGGACGCGCAGGCGCAGCAGATCTTCGATGAGAACACCAAGCCGCTCCTCAACCGCGTCACGCTGGCGCAGTATCCGCCCGGCTCGACCTTCAAGGTGGTAACGGCGACGGCGGGACTCGAACGCGGCGGGCTGACACCGCGCAGCACGCTGCCCTGCCCGCCCGTCTGGTACGGCCTTGGCCAGAACCTGCCGAAGAAGAACTGGCGGCCGGACGACCTGGGCAACATCACCGTCACCGACGCGCTGATGACCTCCTGCAACCCCGTCTTCTACCAGACCGGGCTGATGCTGGACCAGGTCGACCCGAACATCCTGCCCTCGTTCGCGGCGGCGTTCGGCTACGGCCGGCTCACCGGCATCAACGGCCTCGACGAGGCGGCAGGCCTGGATCCGAACCCCGACTGGAAGCAGAAGACGCTGCATCAATCCTGGTTCACGGGCGACTCGGTGAACATGGCGATCGGCCAGGGCTACCTGCTGGTGACGCCGCTGCAGGTGGCGAACGCCTACAGCGCGATCACGCGCGGCGGTGACCTGCGCAGCCCGCTTTTGGTGCGCGAGCTGCGGCCGGCGGTGGCCGGCGCCCAGCCGCAACAGTTCCAGAGCAAGCAGCTCGGTCAGATCCCGATCTCGCCCAGCACGCTGCAGGTGATCCGCGACGGGCTGACGCGCGTGGCGCAGGATCCGCGCGGCACGGCCTACTCGGTCTTCCAGGGCTCGCGGCTGGACCCGGCGGGCAAGTCGGGCACGGCGGAAGACCAGGGCCTGCAGAACCACGTGCTGTTCGTGGCCTACGCCCCGCGCACGCAGCCGAAGGCTCTCGCCGTGGTCGTGCTCGATTCGGGCGAAAGCGGCTCGCTGGAGGCCGGCCCGATCGTCCGCCAGGCGCTCGAAGCCTACGAGCTGCGGTAG
- a CDS encoding type II toxin-antitoxin system VapC family toxin, whose translation MATTRIDRLVVDASVAAKWHLPDRDEEHADQALLLLTQFQAGDLELLAPAHIRFEVPSVLTVATIRTPFRLTPEQAQAAIDAFLALPLATYDDTALLSAAFRLTTRYGLTYYDAVYLALAQREQAPLVTADRRAHARIAQLPEVLWLADWQLQA comes from the coding sequence ATGGCGACGACGAGGATTGACCGGCTGGTGGTCGATGCCTCGGTGGCAGCCAAGTGGCACTTACCCGATCGGGATGAAGAACACGCCGACCAAGCCCTCCTCCTGCTCACGCAGTTTCAGGCCGGCGATCTCGAGTTGCTTGCGCCGGCCCATATCCGCTTCGAAGTTCCATCCGTTCTCACGGTCGCGACGATTCGCACACCGTTTCGGTTGACGCCTGAGCAGGCCCAGGCGGCGATCGATGCTTTTCTCGCGTTGCCGCTTGCTACGTACGACGACACCGCCTTGCTGTCGGCTGCCTTCCGGCTGACAACGCGGTACGGTCTTACGTACTACGACGCGGTCTACCTGGCACTCGCCCAGCGTGAACAGGCTCCCCTGGTGACTGCCGATCGCCGGGCGCATGCCCGCATCGCCCAGCTCCCCGAGGTTCTGTGGTTGGCTGACTGGCAGCTGCAAGCCTGA
- a CDS encoding AbrB/MazE/SpoVT family DNA-binding domain-containing protein produces MAARRLVRIQGEGNVPLPADLMRRHHLKPGDEVALEETDQGVLVTSQADGGTINAEHVTALHRPGPDELARRKAAVERILLLRAQTPSIAPLTTADLVRMAREDAIWYGDDED; encoded by the coding sequence ATGGCGGCCAGGCGGCTGGTACGGATCCAGGGCGAGGGGAACGTGCCCCTGCCCGCCGATCTCATGCGCAGGCACCACCTGAAGCCGGGCGACGAAGTCGCTCTCGAGGAGACCGACCAGGGGGTTCTGGTGACGTCGCAGGCCGACGGCGGCACGATCAATGCCGAACATGTCACGGCCCTCCACAGGCCTGGTCCGGACGAACTCGCGCGGCGCAAGGCGGCGGTGGAGCGCATTCTGCTCCTCCGGGCTCAGACACCCTCGATCGCGCCGCTAACGACCGCTGACCTCGTTCGCATGGCCCGAGAGGATGCCATCTGGTATGGCGACGACGAGGATTGA